The following proteins are co-located in the Synchiropus splendidus isolate RoL2022-P1 chromosome 14, RoL_Sspl_1.0, whole genome shotgun sequence genome:
- the sema4ba gene encoding sema domain, immunoglobulin domain (Ig), transmembrane domain (TM) and short cytoplasmic domain, (semaphorin) 4Ba, translating into MGMAWLCLPACTIILAVCWNTAVAETDVIPRLTFPYNAKERTSKSFTASGVLNFTSVLLSEEDGTLYIGAREILFALNLSDISAAKLQRNITWETPDGKREECIFKGKDPQTDCFNYIKILLRVNSTHLYVCGTYAFSPICAYIDSSDFSLVRSENGEVVSEDGRSRCPFNPEYKSTAIMADGELYAGTVSNFQGNEPIIYKSLSQGTSLKTENSLNWLQDPAFVGSAYIQASLPRGNEVGDDDKIYFFFSEAGKEFDFFDNTIVSRIARVCKGDLGGERVLQKKWTTFLKAQLLCSLPDDGFPFNIIQDMFVLTPSPEDWKNTMFYGVFTSQWYKGASGASAVCSFTMDQVDRAFNGRYREVNRETQQWYTYNHPVPDPRPGACITNTAREQGISSSLHMPDKVLNFVKDHFLMDSVLRSQPLLLKRNVRYTQIAVHQVRALNKAYDVLFIGTDDGRIHKALNVKNKMHIIEEIVVFSHSKPVQRIQLDSHKGRLYITSLSELVELPVANCSNYQSCGECVLSRDPYCGWNGRQCVMSSRSPTSSVWLQDVDEADTSVCNKTVSSPRSVKPPVTRPSSCQVVIIPANTFKVLPCKPRSNLAEQSWKFSDSVGHFHYPSPEGGLVVVAQADRLETYECWSVEEGFRQLLANYCVKGEAKEESTTLIGHSRTHLISQDEFVILPGEARSPQINTKTYWNELIVVCALLAFSLLVFSLFVVYRNRDHMKSMLKEGECPSMQQKKPRIIVKPAESLPLNGNAVPASVADHKGYQTLHDNYICSTPPHECTSPDNHKSFLESEKRVLDLKDSHVKLSPTSPRPRVRLGSEIKDSIV; encoded by the exons ATGCGAAGGAGAGGACGAGCAAAAGCTTCACAGCCAGCGGGGTGCTCAACTTCACCTCCGTGCTCCTCAGCGAAGAAGATGGCACGCTCTACATCGGCGCTCGGGAGATTCTCTTTGCTCTCAACCTTTCTGATATCAGCGCAGCCAAGCTACAAAGAAAT ATCACATGGGAAACTCCAGATGGGAAGAGAGAAGAGTGCATTTTTAAAGGGAAGGACCCACAG ACGGATTGCTTCAACTACATCAAGATTTTACTCCGCGTGAACAGCACTCACCTCTATGTGTGTGGAACCTACGCGTTCAGCCCCATCTGTGCTTATATC GACTCGTCAGATTTCTCTCTGGTGCGGAGCGAAAACGGTGAGGTTGTTTCTGAGGATGGAAGAAGCCGCTGCCCGTTCAACCCGGAATACAAATCCACAGCCATCATGGCGG ATGGTGAGCTTTATGCGGGTACAGTGAGTAATTTCCAAGGAAACGAACCCATCATCTACAAGAGTCTCAGTCAAGGGACGTCTCTGAAAACCGAAAACTCTCTCAACTGGCTACAAG ACCCGGCCTTTGTGGGCTCTGCCTACATCCAGGCCAGTCTTCCCAGGGGCAATGAGGTGGGCGATGACGATAAGATTTACTTCTTCTTCAGCGAAGCAGGGAAGGAGTTTGATTTCTTTGACAACACCATTGTGTCCCGCATCGCTCGTGTGTGTAAG GGAGACCTGGGGGGAGAGAGAGTCCTGCAGAAGAAATGGACCACCTTCCTGAAGGCTCAGCTCCTCTGCTCCTTACCTGACGACGGCTTCCCCTTCAACATCATCCAGGACATGTTTGTGCTGACGCCCAGCCCAGAGGACTGGAAGAACACCATGTTTTACGGCGTCTTCACCTCCCAGTG GTACAAAGGCGCGTCGGGGGCTTCTGCTGTCTGCTCTTTCACGATGGACCAAGTGGACCGGGCGTTCAACGGCAGATACCGCGAGGTCAACAGGGAAACTCAGCAGTGGTACACTTACAACCATCCTGTTCCTGATCCAAGACCGGGCGCG TGCATCACCAACACAGCCAGAGAGCAGGGCATCTCCTCCTCCCTGCACATGCCAGACAAGGTGCTGAACTTCGTCAAAGACCACTTCCTCATGGACAGCGTGCTCCGCAGCCAGCCGCTCCTCCTGAAGCGCAACGTCCGCTACACCCAGATCGCAGTCCATCAAGTCCGTGCCCTGAACAAAGCCTACGACGTGCTCTTTATCGGGACAG ATGATGGGAGGATTCACAAAGCCTTGAATGTGAAAAACAAGATGCACATCATTGAGGAGATCGTGGTCTTCAGCCACTCCAAGCCGGTGCAGCGTATTCAGCTGGACTCACATAAG GGTCGACTGTATATTACCTCCCTGTCTGAGCTGGTGGAGCTCCCGGTGGCCAACTGCTCCAACTACCAGAGTTGTGGGGAGTGCGTCCTCTCACGCGATCCCTACTGTGGCTGGAACGGACGGCAGTGTGTGATGAGCAGCCGGTCGCCAACCAGCAG tgtgtggCTGCAGGATGTCGACGAAGCAGATACATCAGTCTGCAACAAAACCGTCTCCAGTCCACGGTCGGTTAAACCTCCAGTGACAC GGCCGTCTTCATGTCAAGTGGTCATCATCCCCGCCAACACGTTCAAAGTGCTGCCCTGCAAGCCGCGCTCCAATCTGGCCGAGCAGAGCTGGAAGTTCAGCGATAGCGTGGGTCACTTTCATTACCCGAGCCCGGAGGGAGGCCTGGTGGTGGTGGCTCAAGCAGACCGCCTGGAGACCTACGAGTGCTGGTCGGTGGAGGAAGGCTTCAGGCAGCTGCTGGCCAACTACTGCGTGAAGGGCGAGGCCAAGGAGGAGAGCACCACGCTGATCGGGCACTCGCGCACTCATCTAATCTCCCAGGACGAGTTTGTCATCCTCCCCGGTGAAGCCCGCTCGCCACAGATCAACACGAAGACCTACTGGAATGAGCTCATCGTGGTGTGCGCCCTCCTGGCCTTCTCACTGCTGGTCTTCTCCCTTTTTGTGGTGTACCGGAACCGAGACCACATGAAGTCCATGCTGAAAGAGGGCGAGTGCCCCAGCATGCAGCAGAAGAAGCCCAGGATTATCGTGAAACCTGCCGAGAGCCTTCCCCTGAACGGCAACGCGGTCCCGGCCTCCGTGGCAGATCACAAAGGTTATCAGACCCTTCATGACAACTACATCTGTAGCACTCCGCCGCACGAGTGCACCTCCCCTGACAACCACAAGAGCTTCTTAGAGTCTGAGAAGAGAGTTCTGGACTTGAAGGACAGTCACGTGAAGCTATCCCCGACGAGCCCACGGCCGCGGGTCAGACTGGGCTCGGAAATCAAAGACTCCATCGTGTAA